Proteins encoded together in one Triticum dicoccoides isolate Atlit2015 ecotype Zavitan chromosome 7B, WEW_v2.0, whole genome shotgun sequence window:
- the LOC119339120 gene encoding uncharacterized protein LOC119339120 → MRGKRKHMGSNMGHATTPPPRIPRNGALISCFSPVTIPRTQLNCSLLFLSSCDQAEILCCALRAVPMAVICELVGTIGTGPGWSWSDLPGDLLESVLARLPVPDRFRFPAVCTAWWSAASALHPRAVPVPSPWLMLPFDLTARRRRGGGTSSEEARFLSLSDGRTYTVPQPAPAISDRLCVGSSPDGWLVTADAASELHLLNPLTGAQVPLPPPDTLSFVHASRDADGHVVSYSLRCCFADDDGDEGATVIVPPESFAPDRLRYEFYEKAILVSAPREGHTAAPGSGGSWGGYAVMLICQPLSRIAIARAGDTRWTLLDTPSRRWADAVRASSTASAGGRQLVYAMDSAGRVEAWDVDVTADTTPTRKAIAQPCCCCSGRACSMSAACSRYLVELSPGRLLQVHRLRDAAHARCTWEPRPEQVEYTTVAAEFFELVGGQWAPVDSRNGRASILAGRALFLGKNASLCVPVDDCPELRGNCVYFTDDGPWSHERCREVAPDVGVLDLADGSYRPPRGAARDLLWKWPPPVWVFPSCAD, encoded by the coding sequence ATGCGAGGGAAGAGGAAACACATGGGGAGCAATATGGGGCACGCCACGACGCCGCCGCCGAGGATTCCGAGGAATGGCGCGTTAATAAGTTGCTTCTCACCAGTCACGATCCCAAGAACCCAACTCAActgctccctcctcttcctctcctcgtGTGATCAAGCTGAGATCCTGTGCTGTGCGTTGCGTGCTGTGCCAATGGCGGTCATTTGCGAGCTCGTCGGCACCATCGGGACGGGCCCGGGCTGGTCGTGGTCGGACCTACCGGGCGACCTCCTCGAGTCCGTCCTCGCCCGCCTCCCCGTGCCGGATCGCTTCCGCTTCCCCGCGGTATGCACCGCGTGGTGGTCGGCCGCCAGCGCTTTGCACCCCCGTGCCGTGCCCGTGCCGTCCCCGTGGCTCATGCTGCCCTTCGACCTGACCGCGCGCCGGAGGCGCGGTGGTGGCACGTCCTCGGAGGAGGCGCGGTTCTTGAGCCTCTCCGACGGCAGAACATACACCGTCCCGCAGCCGGCCCCGGCCATATCAGACCGCCTCTGCGTCGGCTCGTCGCCCGACGGGTGGCTCGTCACCGCCGACGCCGCCTCCGAGCTGCACCTCCTCAACCCGCTCACCGGTGCGCAGGTTCCGCTCCCGCCGCCCGACACGCTCTCCTTCGTCCACGCCAGCCGCGACGCGGACGGCCACGTCGTGAGCTACAGCCTCCGATGCTGCTTCGCCGACGATGACGGCGACGAGGGTGCGACCGTGATCGTCCCGCCGGAGTCCTTCGCGCCTGACAGGCTCCGGTACGAGTTCTACGAGAAGGCCATACTCGTTTCCGCGCCGCGGGAGGGGCATACCGCCGCGCCGGGGTCGGGCGGCTCTTGGGGCGGGTACGCCGTCATGCTCATCTGCCAGCCTCTGTCCCGCATCGCCATCGCCCGAGCCGGCGACACGAGGTGGACGCTGCTCGACACGCCCTCTCGCCGCTGGGCGGACGCCGTGCGTGCCTCCTCCACGGCTAGCGCCGGCGGGCGGCAACTGGTGTACGCGATGGACTCCGCTGGGCGCGTTGAGGCATGGGACGTGGACGTCACGGCGGACACGACGCCGACCCGGAAGGCCATCGCGCAGCCGTGCTGCTGCTGCTCGGGGCGCGCGTGCTCCATGTCGGCGGCGTGCAGTAGATACCTCGTGGAGCTCTCGCCGGGGCGCCTACTCCAGGTCCACCGGCTCAGGGACGCAGCGCACGCGCGGTGCACGTGGGAGCCCCGACCGGAGCAGGTCGAGTACACGACCGTCGCGGCCGAGTTCTTCGAGCTGGTCGGTGGTCAGTGGGCGCCGGTGGACAGCCGAAACGGCCGCGCCAGCATCCTGGCCGGGCGCGCGCTGTTCTTGGGGAAGAACGCGTCGTTGTGCGTCCCGGTGGACGACTGCCCCGAGCTGAGGGGCAACTGCGTCTACTTCACCGATGACGGGCCGTGGTCGCACGAAAGGTGCCGCGAGGTGGCGCCGGACGTCGGGGTGCTTGACCTCGCCGACGGCAGCTACAGGCCGCCGCGAGGCGCGGCGCGGGACCTGCTCTGGAAGTGGCCGCCCCCGGTCTGGGTTTTCCCGTCGTGCGCCGACTGA